The Desulfovibrio subterraneus genome has a segment encoding these proteins:
- the flhA gene encoding flagellar biosynthesis protein FlhA, producing MAKAEITAPKINYERFSKHGDILLAGGVVTILFVMLVPLPTFFLDIMLSLSISLALIILVTSMFMLSPLEFSIFPSLLLVSTLLRLALNVASTRLILLHGDEGTNAAGSVIQSFGEFVVGGNYVVGAVIFWILFILNKMVITAGTTRIAEVAARFTLDAMPGKQMAIEADLNAGLIDEETANEKRDIIRREADFYGAMDGAGKFVQGDVTAGLLITMVNIIGGILIGIVQKDMPWQDALTTYTLLTIGDGLVATIPSLIISTSAGIIVSRAAAEAKMGEEFIGQLTFNSRALKLVAFVLIVFALVPGMPFLPFMLFSCGLFFIAKLVSDSNNGIVDRAGAQKGAKGGKSGKADSQSLDTPEEVQALLPLDALELEVGYGLIPLVDEEQDGNLLSRIRSIRRQFALDVGVVVPSLHLRDNLQLKPGQYSVLVKGNTVAGAEILIDHYLAMDPGDAKHHIKGIETREPAFNLPALWIPQSQKEEAMLAGYTVVDPSTVIATHLTEVFKRHLSDFLGRQEVQSLLDNLAKHAPKVVEELVPGILSLGVVQKVLQNLVRENVSIRDLLSIVETLADFGPGVKDPDVLTEYVRERLSRTIVKPYMDSSSVLPIITLDPSVEKTVQEAIRRSDGGSYLALDPATAQRLIQAVNQSVENAVGTDGQPVLLTSPVSRPHLAQLLIRFLPTVPVISQAEIPSDIRLTSVGSVGLK from the coding sequence ATGGCAAAAGCAGAAATAACAGCACCGAAAATCAACTACGAACGATTTTCCAAACATGGTGACATTCTGCTGGCGGGCGGCGTGGTCACCATCCTCTTCGTCATGCTGGTGCCGCTGCCCACCTTCTTTCTGGATATCATGCTCAGCCTGAGCATTTCGCTGGCGCTCATCATTCTGGTGACGTCCATGTTCATGCTCTCCCCGCTGGAATTTTCCATCTTCCCGTCCCTGCTGCTGGTGAGCACGCTGCTCCGCCTTGCCCTTAACGTCGCCTCCACCCGACTCATTCTGCTGCATGGCGACGAGGGCACAAACGCCGCCGGTTCGGTCATTCAATCCTTCGGTGAATTCGTCGTCGGCGGGAACTACGTCGTCGGCGCAGTTATTTTCTGGATTCTGTTCATTCTCAACAAGATGGTTATCACGGCGGGTACCACGCGTATCGCGGAAGTGGCAGCCCGATTCACCCTTGATGCCATGCCCGGCAAGCAGATGGCCATTGAAGCCGACCTGAACGCCGGTCTCATCGACGAAGAAACCGCCAACGAAAAACGAGACATCATCCGCCGCGAGGCAGACTTCTACGGCGCCATGGACGGTGCGGGCAAGTTCGTTCAGGGTGACGTGACCGCCGGTCTGCTCATCACCATGGTGAACATCATCGGCGGCATCCTCATCGGCATAGTCCAGAAGGACATGCCCTGGCAGGACGCGCTCACCACCTACACCCTGCTCACCATCGGTGACGGTCTGGTTGCCACCATTCCCTCACTCATCATCTCCACCTCGGCAGGTATCATTGTTTCCCGTGCTGCGGCAGAAGCAAAGATGGGCGAAGAATTCATCGGCCAGCTGACCTTCAACTCCCGCGCCCTGAAGCTGGTAGCCTTCGTGCTTATCGTCTTCGCGCTGGTGCCGGGCATGCCCTTCCTGCCCTTCATGCTCTTTTCCTGCGGTCTGTTCTTCATCGCCAAACTGGTCAGCGATTCCAACAACGGCATTGTGGACCGTGCCGGAGCGCAGAAGGGCGCAAAGGGCGGCAAGAGCGGCAAGGCAGATTCCCAGAGCCTCGACACTCCCGAAGAAGTGCAGGCCCTGCTGCCGCTGGACGCACTGGAACTGGAAGTGGGCTACGGCCTCATCCCGCTGGTGGACGAAGAACAGGACGGCAACCTGCTCTCCCGCATCCGCTCCATCCGCAGGCAGTTCGCTCTGGATGTGGGCGTGGTGGTTCCCTCGCTGCACCTGCGCGACAACCTGCAGCTCAAGCCAGGCCAGTATTCCGTGCTGGTAAAGGGCAACACCGTGGCCGGAGCGGAAATTCTCATAGACCACTACCTTGCCATGGACCCGGGCGATGCAAAGCATCACATCAAGGGCATAGAAACCCGCGAACCCGCCTTCAACCTGCCCGCCCTGTGGATTCCGCAGAGCCAGAAGGAAGAAGCCATGCTCGCAGGCTACACCGTGGTGGACCCCTCAACGGTCATTGCCACCCATCTTACGGAAGTGTTCAAGCGCCACCTGTCCGACTTCCTCGGCAGGCAGGAAGTGCAGAGCCTGCTCGACAACCTTGCCAAGCATGCCCCCAAGGTTGTGGAAGAGCTGGTTCCCGGCATTCTCTCCCTTGGCGTGGTGCAGAAGGTGCTGCAGAATCTGGTGCGGGAAAACGTGTCCATCCGCGACCTGCTCTCCATCGTGGAAACGCTGGCCGACTTCGGCCCCGGCGTGAAGGACCCCGACGTGCTCACGGAATATGTGCGCGAACGCCTGTCACGCACCATCGTGAAGCCTTACATGGACAGCAGCAGCGTTCTGCCCATCATTACGCTGGACCCCTCTGTGGAAAAAACCGTACAAGAGGCCATCCGTCGTTCCGATGGCGGCTCGTATCTGGCGCTTGATCCGGCAACGGCCCAGCGCCTCATCCAGGCCGTCAACCAGAGCGTGGAAAATGCCGTGGGAACGGACGGTCAGCCCGTTCTGCTGACCTCTCCGGTGTCCCGCCCGCATCTTGCGCAGCTGCTCATCCGCTTCCTGCCTACGGTGCCGGTCATCTCGCAGGCGGAAATTCCCTCTGACATCAGGCTCACTTCAGTGGGCAGCGTAGGATTGAAGTAA
- the flhB gene encoding flagellar biosynthesis protein FlhB — MPQKDPSRTERATNKHRKKARNKGNVPKSQELGKVVSVVAGMYGLYAWIGVIYDSLHKIMVRFLRESMTFSVTPESIYDLMQWLSIELAKMLLPLLIFIGFLAYLNMRLQVGKLWTTQVFKFKGMQFNIIAGLKRMFISPQTLLRLGKSLLQAVAIGFAPYLVLKAEMHNFLPLYYMDAAGLSVYMLETSHRMVLYALVPMILIAIGDLWFTRWDYEENLKMTKDEVKDERKQAEGDPKVKAEQRKKMLQVMMRRMMQDVPKADVVITNPTHIAVAIRYDALEAPAPRVLAKGADHLAEKIKEIARENGIPLRENVPLARALYKSVEVGDMIPEDLYKAVASILASLHKFKGSRRG, encoded by the coding sequence ATGCCACAGAAGGACCCAAGCAGAACAGAGCGAGCGACAAACAAGCATCGCAAAAAAGCCAGAAACAAAGGCAATGTTCCGAAATCGCAGGAGCTCGGCAAGGTCGTTTCCGTTGTCGCGGGCATGTATGGGCTCTACGCATGGATCGGCGTCATCTATGACAGCCTGCACAAGATCATGGTCCGTTTCCTGCGTGAAAGCATGACCTTTTCCGTCACTCCCGAAAGCATCTACGACCTCATGCAGTGGTTATCCATCGAGCTGGCCAAGATGCTGCTGCCGCTTCTCATCTTCATCGGGTTTCTGGCCTATCTCAACATGCGCCTGCAGGTCGGCAAGCTGTGGACAACACAAGTATTCAAGTTCAAGGGCATGCAGTTCAACATCATAGCGGGCCTCAAACGCATGTTCATTTCGCCGCAGACCCTGCTCAGGCTCGGTAAAAGCCTGCTGCAGGCCGTGGCCATCGGCTTTGCCCCCTATCTGGTGCTCAAGGCCGAAATGCACAACTTTCTGCCGCTCTATTACATGGATGCAGCCGGACTCAGCGTCTACATGCTGGAAACCAGCCACCGCATGGTGCTGTATGCGCTGGTACCCATGATCCTGATTGCCATCGGCGACCTTTGGTTCACCCGCTGGGACTATGAAGAAAACCTCAAGATGACCAAGGACGAAGTCAAGGACGAACGCAAGCAGGCCGAAGGCGACCCCAAGGTGAAGGCCGAACAGCGCAAGAAGATGCTGCAGGTGATGATGCGCCGCATGATGCAGGACGTACCCAAGGCCGACGTGGTTATCACCAACCCCACCCATATCGCCGTTGCCATCCGCTACGATGCGCTGGAGGCACCGGCCCCCCGCGTGCTGGCCAAGGGTGCCGACCACCTCGCCGAGAAGATCAAGGAAATTGCCCGCGAAAACGGCATTCCCCTGCGGGAAAACGTCCCTCTGGCACGTGCCTTGTATAAGTCGGTGGAAGTAGGGGACATGATTCCCGAGGATCTGTACAAGGCTGTGGCATCCATACTCGCAAGCCTGCACAAATTCAAAGGAAGTAGAAGAGGTTAG
- the fliR gene encoding flagellar biosynthetic protein FliR: protein MDLFNFNTTEFFSFLLTFMRLSLVVFMLPVFGGESAPKSVKAALCIVLTLALFPALAIKGQAMPEHPFDLIRIMASEAVLGLVLALAVDFIFAGIQTGGQILGFQMGFTMINVADPLTGTTVSITSHFLYLVSLLTFMTLNGHLHMLRALAQTFEAIPPGQLVIGPAIVHQILDLSGIMFTLAVKIAAPVMAALFLVELALALMGRAAPQMNLLQLGFPLKIGVGFFFMGLLFTIMSRRIGDFIIEIGPLFSHLIDAMSPLPK from the coding sequence ATGGACCTGTTCAACTTCAATACCACCGAATTTTTCAGCTTCCTGCTGACATTCATGCGCCTCAGCCTTGTGGTGTTCATGCTCCCCGTATTCGGTGGAGAGAGCGCCCCGAAGTCGGTAAAGGCGGCGCTCTGCATTGTGCTGACGCTGGCTCTTTTCCCGGCACTTGCAATCAAGGGGCAGGCCATGCCCGAACACCCCTTCGACCTTATCCGGATAATGGCTTCCGAAGCCGTTCTCGGACTGGTGCTGGCCCTTGCAGTGGACTTCATCTTTGCAGGCATCCAGACCGGCGGCCAGATTCTCGGCTTCCAGATGGGCTTCACCATGATCAACGTGGCCGACCCGCTGACCGGCACCACGGTTTCCATCACCTCGCACTTTCTCTACCTGGTCTCGCTGCTCACCTTCATGACGCTGAACGGCCACCTGCACATGCTCAGGGCGCTTGCCCAGACCTTCGAGGCCATTCCTCCCGGCCAGCTGGTCATCGGCCCGGCCATCGTGCACCAGATTCTGGACCTTTCCGGCATCATGTTCACACTGGCAGTCAAAATAGCCGCCCCGGTCATGGCTGCCCTCTTTCTCGTGGAGCTGGCACTCGCCCTCATGGGCCGTGCCGCACCGCAGATGAACCTTCTGCAGCTCGGTTTTCCCCTGAAGATCGGTGTAGGCTTCTTCTTCATGGGCCTTCTCTTCACCATCATGTCCCGGCGCATCGGCGACTTCATCATTGAGATCGGGCCCCTGTTCAGCCATCTCATTGACGCCATGTCTCCGCTTCCCAAATAA
- a CDS encoding IMP cyclohydrolase, giving the protein MDLLPIKRALLSVTDKSGLVEFATFLHENGVELVSTGGTARMLTEAGLKVTPVSKVTGFPEILGGRVKTLHPHIHAGILADKDNPEHLSTLKELGIAAFDLIVVNLYNFAEAARKGLDLRAAIEEIDIGGPCMLRATAKNFHSMLVLPDPADYAEVSAELKANEMRVGLEFRRRMAAKTFERTSNYDRMITDYLSSKTA; this is encoded by the coding sequence ATGGACCTTTTGCCCATTAAACGAGCATTGCTCAGCGTGACCGACAAGTCCGGGCTGGTGGAGTTTGCCACCTTCCTGCACGAGAACGGCGTTGAGCTGGTATCTACCGGCGGCACGGCACGCATGCTTACCGAGGCGGGGCTGAAGGTCACGCCCGTGAGCAAGGTTACCGGTTTTCCGGAAATCCTTGGCGGACGCGTCAAGACGCTGCACCCGCATATTCATGCGGGCATCCTTGCCGACAAGGATAACCCCGAGCATCTTTCCACGCTGAAGGAACTGGGCATTGCCGCCTTTGATCTCATCGTGGTGAACCTGTACAACTTTGCAGAGGCCGCCCGTAAGGGACTGGATCTCAGAGCCGCCATCGAGGAAATTGATATCGGTGGTCCCTGCATGCTGCGCGCAACCGCCAAGAACTTCCACAGCATGCTGGTGCTGCCCGATCCGGCAGACTACGCTGAGGTTTCTGCGGAACTGAAGGCCAACGAAATGCGTGTGGGGCTGGAATTCCGCCGCCGCATGGCTGCCAAGACCTTTGAGCGCACCTCGAACTACGACCGCATGATTACCGACTACCTGTCTTCCAAGACAGCGTAG